The DNA region GTCGGCGCGATGAGAATCCCGTCGACCTGGCGCTCGACCAGCGTGCGCACCGCCTGCTGCTCCCGATCCTGCTTCTCCTCGGTGTTGGCCAGAATGATGCTGTAGCCCTCCTGGGAGGCGGTCCGCTCGATCCCTTCCACCACCTCGGCGAAGAAGGGGTTGGCCAGGTCGGCCACCACGACCCCGATGGTGGCGGTCCGCTGCTGGCGCAACCCCCGCGCCAGCTGGTTGGGTCGGTAGTCGAGCCGGGCGGCGACCGACTGGACCAGGGCCCGGGTGGCGTCGCTTACGTCCGGCTTTCCGTTGAGCGCCCGGGAGACCGTGTTGATGGAGACGCCGGCCTCCCGAGCGATGTCCCGCAGCGTAACCGGGCGTTGGCCGTGACCGTTGCCTGACTCCACAAGATCGCCCTCCCCATCAGAAACGTTACCGGGCTCGGCGTCCGATTCCTGCCGGAGCCGGTTCGGTCCCGACAGAACAGGCGGGCTTTCATCCACGCACGTGCTCCACCCCGGGCGTACTCCCCGTCGAACAGGACAGCCGGCGGATTGCAGCGAATTGACGATAACGTTGGCGGACCAAGGCAGCCTGCGTCGCATACGAAGAAGAGGAGGGCTTGGATGCTCGAAGAGCTGCGTCAGGTCGTGTGGGAGGTCAACCTGGAACTCCCCCGCCAGCGCTTGGTGACCATGACCAGCGGCAACGCCTCGGGGAGGGACTTCACGACGGGGCTCGTCGTGATCAAGCCCAGCGGCGTGCGCTACGAACGCCTGCGGCCCGAGGATCTGGTGGTGGTGGACCTCGACGGCCGAGTTGTCGAGGGGAGCATGCGGCCATCGGTCGACACGACCGCCCACCTTTACATCTACCGCTCCCGTCCCGACGTGGGGGGCGTCGTGCACACCCACTCCCCCTACGCCACGAGCTTCGCAGCGCTCGGGCAGCCGATCCCGGCGGTGCTCACGGCCATTGCCGACGAGTTCGGGGGGCCGGTGCCGTGCGCCCCGTACGCTCCCGTCGGCGGCGAGGCGATCGGGAAGGTGGTCGTAGAGCACATCGGCCGCTCGCCGGCGGTGCTCCTGGCACACCACGGCGTCTTCACCATCGGGCCCGACCCCTGGGCGGCGCTGAAGGCGGCGGTAATGGTGGAGGACGTGGCCATGACGGTGCACCTGGCCATGGTAAGGGGTAATCCACGGCCCCTTCCACCCGAGGAAGTGGCGCGGGCCCACGCCGCCTATCGCCACAAGTACGGCCAGCTGAACGGCCCCGAAGCGGCGCCGGGCCAGCACTAGGGGGGTCCGGCACATGGGGCGTGACGACGGCGAGATGCGCAAGGACGACCCCGAGTTGACGAGCAGCCTGGCCCGGCTTCTCTCCGGGGAAGGGAGCGGGCCCATCGAGCTCGAGTGCCCGTGCGGCCGGCGCCATGTCGTGCCCATCGAGGCGCTCGTCAACCGGGCCGGAGCCCTCGAACAGGTGGCGGGCTTCCTGGAGCGCCGGGGCGTACGGCAGGTGTGGGTCATCGCCGACGAAAACACCGACGCGGCCGCCGGGAGCCGGCTCCGCCAGTTGCTCGTCAGGGCCGGCGTCCGGGTCGCCTCCTCCGTCCTGCCGGCAGTGCCTGCGGTCCATCCGGATGAGAAGGCCCTCGGGCGTCTCGCCTTCGACCTGCGCTCCAACGCCAGTTTCATCGTGGCGGCGGGTGCGGGCACCATCACGGACCTCGCCCGCTTTTTCGCTTCTCGCCTGGGCCGGCCGTTCATCGCGGTGCCGACCGCCCCAAGCGTCGACGGGTTTACGTCGTCGGTCGCCGCGATGGTGGCGGGCGGTGTTCGCGCCTCGTATCCTGCCGTGCCGCCCGTCGCCGTGTTCGCTGACCCGGAGGTGTACGCGGCAGCCCCTCGGCGGCTCATCGCGTCGGGTTGGGCGGAGCTCGCCGGCAAGTGGACGGCGCTGGCCGACTGGGCCCTTGCGGCCGTGCTCAACGGCGAGTACCGCTGCAGCCTGGCCACCAAGTTGACCGAAGAGGCTGCCGCGCTCATTCGTGAGCGGCGTGATGGCTCTCCGAGCACTGCGGCCCAAAACGACTCGCCTTGCCCCGCCTGGCACGAGCCGGGCCGGGTGCAGCGGCTCATGGATGGGCTGTTGAAGGTAGGCGTGGCCATGCTCATGGTGGGGAGCTCCCGGCCGGCCTCCGGGGCTGAGCACCACCTCGCCCACTACTGGGAGATGCGAGCTCTGGCCGAAGGAGCGGTCGAACCGTCCCTACACGGCGAGCGGGTGGGGGTTGCGAGCGTAGAGGTCTTGCGGCTGTATCACCGCCTGCTGGCCAGCGACCCCGGCGCCTGGCCCGGGCCCGTCTCGCCAAGCCCGCAGGAGCACGAAGGAGCCGTGCGCCGGCGCTTCGGGCGGCTGGCCGACCGGCTTGTGGCGGAGCAGCGGACGTGGCCGGACGGGCCCTGGCGGCTGTTCGGGCGCAGCCGAGCGGAACTGTCGCGGCGCCGGCACTTCATCCGCAGCCGGTGGGAGACGATCGTGCGCACCGTAGGGCCATACCTGCCCGAGCCCGAGAACGTTGCCGAGCACCTGGCGCAGGCCGGCGCTCCTGCCTCCGTAGTAGCCCTTCCCGAAGTGGCGCAGCCGGTCGAAGCCTGCCTTGTCGCCGCCCGCGAGCTGAGGCCGCGGTATACCGTCCTGTCGCTTGCCACCGAGGCGGGGATGCTGGCCTGCTGACCGTGCGCCGGACCCGTCCCTTCCCGGCAGGAACCCTGTGGGGGACGTCGTACACCAGAACCGTGCGAAAGCGGTAACGTTCCTGAGACCCTGGGGAGAGGGGTGGGGATCGTGCCGGCTTATCGAGTGCGTTACGTGCGGGGCGTGGCGCTGGCAGTGGTGGCGCTGGCGTTGTGCGCGGCGGCAGGAGTGGCCCTGGCGGGTGCTCCGTCCCGGGTGGCGGGGACCATCAACGTGTGGGTCGTACCCGAAGGTGCTGATGCCATGCATGATCTGGCCCAGGCCTTCATGCGGGACTACCCATCGGTGCGCGTGCAGGTGACACCGCTTTCCTGGGAAATCCTGTACGCCCGCATCCTCCAGGACGTGTCGGCAGGCACCGGGGCGTTCGACGTTGCCACGTGGGACGTGATGACGGCGGGCTCCGTTGCGCGAGGCATGCTCGACCTCGAGCAGTTCGGACGGCAGAACCCTGACCTGATCCTGCCCGGGCACGACCCGTCGGACTTCGACCCGGTGGCGTGGAGGACGGCCGGATTGTGGGAGGGCAAGAACATCGGGTTCCCGTTCTACCTCAACACGATGTTTCTTTACTACCGCAAAGATCTCTTCAACGACCCCAACCTGAAGAGCCAGTTCCGCCAGAAGTACGGGTACGAGCTGGTGGTGCCCGATACGTGGGGGAAGGCCCGGGATGTCTCTGAGTTCTTCACCCGGCGCAACAACCCTTCGTCGCCGACCGAGTACGGCATCGCCCTGATGTTCCCGCGCACCCATACCACCTTTTACGAGTTCCTGCTCTTCTTCGGCCCCTACCGGCGCAGCGACGCAGGCATGAAGAAGTTCGGGCCGATCAGCTTCGAGTACGGCGACTACTTCACGGGTGACCTCAAACCCGCGTTCGACTCGCCCGAGGGCGTGGCGGCCATCAACACCATCAAGTCGCTGCTGCCTTTCAGCCCGGACCCGCTGGGCTCGGACTACGGGGAGACCATCGAGTACTTCGCCCGCGGCTTGGTGGCGATGGTGCCGCAGTGGGGCGCCGCGTGGGCGTCCTTCAAGGCGGCCGAGGCGCTGCAGCCGGCTGACCAGCGCGTCGGCGTCGCCCTGATCCCCGGCGGGCACTCGGTGAGCGGCAACTGGGGCCTGGGGGTCAACGCGTCGAGCCGCAACCAGCCCGCCGCCTTCCTCTTCGCGCAGTACGCCACGTCGAAAGTGGCGGACAAGGGCAAGTTCCTCAAGTTCGGGCTCTTGCCGACCCGCACCAGCACGCTCAACGACCCGCAGGTGAAGGCGGCTGACCCGCGGATGGCGGTGCTCGGCCAGATCGTCGCCACCCAGACCCACCGGCCGAGAATCCCCGAGGAGCCCCGGTTGGAGGACGTGGCCGTGGGCACGTTTACAGAGATCCTCCTGGGCTCCGTCGCTCCTGAACAGGGCTTGCGGCAGCTGGCTCAGGAGTGGACGAAGATACTTGGCCGGTAAACCGCCCGCCAGTGCCATCGGTCTCGGGAGGGGCTCGGGGCAGCCGACGCCCCTCCCCGAGGCTCGCCGGCCGGGCGTCACCACGACTCTGGCCAGGCGGCAGTCGCGCACCGCGTGGTTGATGGTGGCCCCGCTCGTGCTGTATCTGGCCGCGCTGACGCTGTACCCGTTCGGGTACATGCTGGTCATGTCGCTGTTCCGCTACGACCTGGCTTCGTGGGAGCCCCCCAGCTTCCTCGGCCTGGGTAACTACCAAGCAGCGTTCGCTGACCGGACGGCGGCTGTCTCGTGGCGTTTCACGGCCGTGCTGGCCGCGGCCGCCGTATCCATCGAGCTTCTGCTGGGGTTTTTGCTTGCCGTGCTGATTCTCGACGCCAGGGGCGAGCGCTGGATACGCAGCGCGCTCCTCGTGCCCATGGCGGTGCCGCCAGTCGTGGCCGGCGTTGCCTGGAAGATGCTGTTCAACTATCAGTACGGGCCAGTCAACTGGGTGCTGAGTCTCTTCGGGGTTTCTCGGGTGTCGTGGTTGGGCGACCCGTTTTGGGCGGGCGTCGGGATCATCGTCGCCGACGTCTGGCAGTGGACGCCTTTCGTCTTCCTCGTCCTGTACGCCGGGCTCCAATCGGTGCCCGACGAGCTGATCGAAGCGGCCAGGGTCGACGGGGCTTCGACGGGGCAGCTCCTGTGGCAGGTGCGGCTTCCCCTGCTACGGCCGCTCTTGTGGGTTGTCCTCATTCTGCGGCTCATTGACGTGGTAAAGCTCTTCGACATCATCTACATGGTGACCTTTGGTGGCCCCGGTTCGGCGACCCACTCCATCAGCTACTACATCTACAAAGTCGGGCTCAGCTACG from Bacillota bacterium includes:
- a CDS encoding sn-glycerol-1-phosphate dehydrogenase, coding for MGRDDGEMRKDDPELTSSLARLLSGEGSGPIELECPCGRRHVVPIEALVNRAGALEQVAGFLERRGVRQVWVIADENTDAAAGSRLRQLLVRAGVRVASSVLPAVPAVHPDEKALGRLAFDLRSNASFIVAAGAGTITDLARFFASRLGRPFIAVPTAPSVDGFTSSVAAMVAGGVRASYPAVPPVAVFADPEVYAAAPRRLIASGWAELAGKWTALADWALAAVLNGEYRCSLATKLTEEAAALIRERRDGSPSTAAQNDSPCPAWHEPGRVQRLMDGLLKVGVAMLMVGSSRPASGAEHHLAHYWEMRALAEGAVEPSLHGERVGVASVEVLRLYHRLLASDPGAWPGPVSPSPQEHEGAVRRRFGRLADRLVAEQRTWPDGPWRLFGRSRAELSRRRHFIRSRWETIVRTVGPYLPEPENVAEHLAQAGAPASVVALPEVAQPVEACLVAARELRPRYTVLSLATEAGMLAC
- a CDS encoding L-ribulose-5-phosphate 4-epimerase, whose product is MLEELRQVVWEVNLELPRQRLVTMTSGNASGRDFTTGLVVIKPSGVRYERLRPEDLVVVDLDGRVVEGSMRPSVDTTAHLYIYRSRPDVGGVVHTHSPYATSFAALGQPIPAVLTAIADEFGGPVPCAPYAPVGGEAIGKVVVEHIGRSPAVLLAHHGVFTIGPDPWAALKAAVMVEDVAMTVHLAMVRGNPRPLPPEEVARAHAAYRHKYGQLNGPEAAPGQH
- a CDS encoding sugar ABC transporter substrate-binding protein, which encodes MPAYRVRYVRGVALAVVALALCAAAGVALAGAPSRVAGTINVWVVPEGADAMHDLAQAFMRDYPSVRVQVTPLSWEILYARILQDVSAGTGAFDVATWDVMTAGSVARGMLDLEQFGRQNPDLILPGHDPSDFDPVAWRTAGLWEGKNIGFPFYLNTMFLYYRKDLFNDPNLKSQFRQKYGYELVVPDTWGKARDVSEFFTRRNNPSSPTEYGIALMFPRTHTTFYEFLLFFGPYRRSDAGMKKFGPISFEYGDYFTGDLKPAFDSPEGVAAINTIKSLLPFSPDPLGSDYGETIEYFARGLVAMVPQWGAAWASFKAAEALQPADQRVGVALIPGGHSVSGNWGLGVNASSRNQPAAFLFAQYATSKVADKGKFLKFGLLPTRTSTLNDPQVKAADPRMAVLGQIVATQTHRPRIPEEPRLEDVAVGTFTEILLGSVAPEQGLRQLAQEWTKILGR
- a CDS encoding sugar ABC transporter permease, translated to MAGKPPASAIGLGRGSGQPTPLPEARRPGVTTTLARRQSRTAWLMVAPLVLYLAALTLYPFGYMLVMSLFRYDLASWEPPSFLGLGNYQAAFADRTAAVSWRFTAVLAAAAVSIELLLGFLLAVLILDARGERWIRSALLVPMAVPPVVAGVAWKMLFNYQYGPVNWVLSLFGVSRVSWLGDPFWAGVGIIVADVWQWTPFVFLVLYAGLQSVPDELIEAARVDGASTGQLLWQVRLPLLRPLLWVVLILRLIDVVKLFDIIYMVTFGGPGSATHSISYYIYKVGLSYGWDVGYASALSLLLLAVVSLLVNLLIRGLRLRELLGF